The Ostrea edulis chromosome 1, xbOstEdul1.1, whole genome shotgun sequence genomic sequence CTCCGGACATTACCCTGGAAGAGTATAAAAACGGTTACACCCTCTGGTGTGTGGATTTCACGAAAGATCAAGAAGCCCAGacggataaatttcatctcatacagaCGGGGAACTTGAGAGTGGAAGTGCAATTTGCCGCCAACGTAGCCAGGACCTTAAACTGTGTGGTGCATGCCGTGTTCGACAATCTGctagaaatcaacaaacaacgaGAAGTCAGCATCGATTACTAAGAGAGAGATGGATACTCAGCAATTGAGAGATGTTTTACAACGAGATTTAGGACCGGCGTTTGCAGGTGTGTATCCTCGAGATGTCATACCTGAGCTGTTACCTCATCACAAAGCCATCGTGGTGAATACAGACCCTCACGATCGCCCTGGAGCGCATTGGGTCTGTTTGTATTTGAGTAGCCCTACCGTcgaatattttgattcttacggATTACCTCCCAGCCATAAAGACATCCAAGACTTTATTCAACGCCACGGAGAGACTTGGATTCATAACACCCATTGTTATCAAGATTTGAATACGGATGTCTGTGGACAATACTGTGTATATTTTTTACATCAACGCCATCGACATAGAAGCACCGTACAAGAATGGTTACTTCCCTGGAAAGGCACGGCCTTACAACGCGATCGTTTTGTGGCTGATTGGTTTAAAGAGACCTTCCGAAAACCGAGAACCCATCAAGGACAAACTTGTCAATGTCAAAGACTGAATGTATTGTAAACTATGTTAATGTTATTGTTCATAGTTGGAGTTTAATAAAACGTtggaaaattttttttttttcttgtcattgtaatcaaccatgtcttttcaaaaagaatgggtagccctgaaaagggctgttttctttctctctgttcttggtcttttctcttcttcttcttcttcttctctctTCTCCTTCTTCTCCTTCTCTTCTTCTCTTCTCCTTCTCTTCTTTTCTTCTCGGTCCCCCTCACTGCctgttcttcttcttctttcttctcttctttttctGCTCCTCCGGGGGTTGCTCGTGGTCAAACACAAAAACAGGCAACCACCCgtgtttaaaaaacaatctCCCCGGAGGCCGTTGCACCACTTCTAACTCTGCGTCCCAGTTTTCCTCAGGCGGGGGCAGATCCTGGCTCATGGGCGGTGGGGGAAGAGCCTCCCGTGAGGCCGGCGGGGCAATCTCTTGCTCCCAATCCTCCTCCCATTTGATACAATAATCATTCACTGTAGGGTCTGGTCCTACTCTACGGCTCATGGTtctggttcctttaaaaaatcggAATGCCCGATTTTTGACGGTGCGCTCGTTTTAAAAAGGCGAGAGCGCGGAcgtcctcgaaaacatcccctACCTCAGATGGCTGACGTCATGTTGATGACTCATCAaaaaaacactatataaataggtcacttgttaccatttttctcaatcatgtcgttTGAACGGTACGTGCAAGATGAgaaagatgtactagtgtgtgGGTATTGCCGAGGACCTTGGAGAACTTGCGgctgttttcattataaaaaagaaaacatcctgGCCAAACATAAGTGGATAGAGTATATGGCAGAGCTGAATTATTGTCCCTTTGTCTATAAATGTTGTGGTCACACTAGAGAACCCTGGCTACCGTGTAAGTGTCCGCAGCATTGTACCATCACCCCTGAAGATGAAATAGCACATAAGGACTGTACCTGTGAGATCTGTCAGGAGTTTAGAGAGCGCTGGACTCAGAGAAAGTTTAAACCCCACCTGTTTCAACATTGTCCTTACAGTCAAGAACCCCGGTTAACGTGTACCTGTGAGACCTGTCAACCAGCATGTCGGTGACGGATCTACGAGGAGATGTATTATCTCTACCTTGGGTGGATGCtattgtacaacaatgtaactgtttaacgGTGAAACCTCATGGATTAAGTCAACGTATTGCCGACCGATTTCCTTGGGCTAATCTGTATGCGACCCGACAACCTTTAGGACGGAGAAATTTAGCTATAGCAGCGGATCGAGGAATACCGGGTACTGTGTGTATTATGCCTCATTCTACTCATCCTGATGTGATCTGTTTGTTAGCGCAATGGGATTACGGGAGAGGCACTCAACGCTTACCCCTGTATGCCGATACCCCCGAACAACGTGAACTTtggtttcaacaatgtttacagGAATTAGGCACTTTGTCTTACCAGACTTTAGCGTTTCCTTATCGTATTGGATGTGGATTAGCCGGAGGCAATTGGACTCATTATAGACAATGGATTTGTGACTTTGCTTATCAgtatcataaacatgtttacattgtcaagaaaatgtaactttATTATAGCTTTATTCTAGCTATTACTTGtgttaataaaacttttttaaaacaaacttgtgtgtttcttgatttttgcaataaaaagtgtcttttcaaaaaagttggtggccctgaaaagggccgttTGGTCCTAAGGACCGACTTTCAATCCCTGGTTCCGGTAAACCGGCATAACGGGCACCGTCCCCGGGTGTGTCGCCGCTCCTGTAACTCTTCCACGCACGAGCAGCAAGCTGGGCGCTGCCCACATCCCCTACACGTGATACCGGAGTGTACCCTGTCTTGCCAGCAGACAGGGCACTTAAACCAGATAGGAACCGCCCTATCTGCCCAGCCAGGGACAGTCATAGGGTGGTTCGTCGGGGGATGAGTTGCCACCGGTGCGTGGGTTGGTCTCGGTGGTGGAGTCCTCCCTGCAAACCGGATGGTAGGTGGTGGGGGTCTTGCAGGGGCTGCTGGTCTCGGTGGTGATGACGTGCCTGTCACCAACAGCGACGGACTCTGACGTGGGCTGGGAGGTGGTGCGGGGGACGGTGACCTCGGTGAGTACTCCACCGGTGACGCTGGTGAGTCGCTCATCGGCACCGGGCTGTATTCCACTGGTGCCGATGGGATCGCTGGTGGTGGTGTTGTAGGCGTCGCCGGGGAgtaaggtggtggtggtgagggTGGCTGTGGGGCCCGTCGGCGCGGTCTCGTAGCCGTGGAGATTCGAGCGGTGCGGCGGCGTCCCCTCCCTTCATACTCTGCCCGCACCCGACAGATGATCTCACGGACCCCACTCTGGTCGAAAGGGGAGAAGGTGCTCAGGTCGTTCTCAGAACGCACGACCCAATTCTCCCCTACCCGTTCCTCAGCCACCACTAAGAGCCGGTACCGAAACCCAGGCAGGGTCTGAAAGTTGTAGAGCGGGTCTCTTCTTGTAGCCATTCTTCTTTCTTCTATcttctttcttctttaaaaTCCTTCAAACCTGTGCTGgatcaccagtgaagcgaactggcgagtgcgccggtatatatcaggaaagcgcggacctcctcgaaaacatccctcgcttcggagacgaagccaaGATGGTGGCCGTCAAAATGGCTGATTTGTGCTTTCGAGCAGAGAGTTTTTTTCTCATTGtctttttctagacattcgatatctgtgcatggtagatttaatctgatagattctgGGGCGGGGAATtcgttaaacttatttttattttgctacgtcgcatagttttcaaagaaacagaGGTTAAAGAGCTCGAGTCGAGGTTCAATGTTTCTTCACcacctctttaaaaatttatttctcgaccatgtacatccctaaaaacatctcataaggtctattcgatagaaaacaccttatttgattcgattttcactctacctttaggattttctggattcctcaacaaataaacccttctctGAGAGAGTCAACCAAACACAGCTTtcgtgtaaacaattttattcatggcacatatttcaaatacataactcccacacacaacaccaattcacatgtctttttaaaatagggtccaacattttttccatttctcgaATCCTGCGTCGAAATCGATATCGATCAGCGGCTACAGTCATCCAGATACTTGTCCGGTCTTCTTCGGGTAACCGATACACTTCATTATTGTCCAGATTAAAAGTCACACGTTTAACTTGACGTACATCTCTCGAAGACATCGTAGTCTGATTTTCTCGATTTCTGCTCTGTCTGTGGGTCGAATTCGTTTCAATTCCTGGCCCATTAAATGAATCAATACTAAGGCTTGCGGGGTGATCCGGTTCTCGATCAAATACTGACAGAGACATGGATAGTCCTTTAAGCTGATGGGAAATAATTCTTCTCGCAGATAGTGTAACACAAATTCAATCTGCCAAGAATGAATGTCTGTGAGATAATCCAATACATAAACTATCGCTTTCTCTGTGATGTGGTCACTGCTGGCCATCCTCCgggaataaatgaaatgaattaagttcttcacactttatgtatacttctcgaagccagtctttggtgatactttcaatctcggcggttttttcaggcatgcgtttcttgaattcctcccccaggacataaattaacatcaatcCCGCATCGTTATAGAGATTGATGTATATCCGGTTCCGTAGATCTGTATATTCGTCCAGAGTCATTGGAAACACTCCCGCTATCAGAAAATGTTTAGCGAATTGAAACACCGTATCGTCTTGCATTTTCTCGACCCATTCTAATGCATGGTTATGCGCTTTTTCTGCGATGTTGTCACTTTCAGCCATggtttgtaaatgaaaaaattccaaaacgtTCTTGTTTTATAACAGGGCAGCCATTCCTTTCATACGAATCAGTTCCACGAATCCTTTTTGTAGACAATCGCGTAAGATCCGATCAATGACACTCATCTGGTCTGGAAGATTCTGTTTCAATTCCTCagcatacaaataaatcatgaGTAAACGTCCCGTATTGGTATTCTCCGCTAATGAATCAGCAATCCGTTGAAAACTATGTACATTTCTGACCTCCGGTGACATCTGTTGTACAAATTGACGAGCATTTTGAATGAGAGGATTATGTAAGGCCACGTTCATACATTGTAGTACATAACTATATCCATTTATTCTCGTAGTAGCACTGCCGCCCATAGTAAATAACGAACGTTCAGAAAACACCTGTATTTATAGGTAAAGGTTATgcatcacgtgatcaaacaccTGCACCACGTGATCAAACACCTGTACGTCAGCTGGTTTTTCTACAGTCATTCTTGTCTGACCTTCAGTCATGGATACACGGAGAATTTTAAGAGCGAGACGCCGCCGCCAGGGAATACGACAAGTGGAGAATTTAACCATAGTAGAAGATTATGTAGACGAGATGGAGATCTGGGACAATTTAGTACAGAGATGTCGCCATCGATTACGCTGGGGCCGatctaaaaattggtgttttgaCTATGTATTGCGGTCACATGAAACAGTGGAGGATATTTACCTGCGTTTAAGTGACATGTACCTGAAAAATTCCCCCCTCATACAGTACATGATTTACCAGTTTTACACGTTATTGAACGGCACTCAAAAAGTATCGGGATTTATTCGACTGGAGAAACCACGTCACCGGAgaagtgtatgggtattgttttGGGATGCACACTGGATGTGGGAAACCGTCGAAGAGATACGTTTCCCCGGGAGAAGAGCTCGACAATTAGTACAACACATTATATCCGAAGATCATGACTTACACGTGTATATAGAAGAACCTGCGTATGAAGccggccatttttaaaaataaaaacttcatgcacagccctttttagggctactttaaacaccaatataagttccattccactaaagtcaatgtgtaccaatgtgcactagcacgcgctggtcgcgagaaaccggcttttcaagttcaattagtgcactagcacgcgctggtcgcgcgATGTTCTAGCTGAAACcggtttttccagaaaaagatGATGCAACCACGTGCTCCCCACGTGCACCCCACGAGACAGAATAGTCTAGACATTTTGCTGGCTATAAAAGCGGAGCCCCAGTGTCAGTCCTCATTCGATCTTCAATCACCTTCCAGAAGACATGGCTCAGAAACAACTAGAATTTGTGGACAAAGctcagaagaaaatagatcagctGGTACAGAAGGAGATGGGGCCACAGAAagactacattgaactgaagaaAGCTAAGAGTGACGATCAGAAGACTGAACTGGGGAAGACCTCGAACTTCTTGCTCACGTCTCCAGACTACGTTGCTCAAAGAAGAAGAGAAGAGAagaagatggcccagacctcgAACCAGACCACGAGCTTCAATCTCACGCCTTCAGACCACGTTGCTCGACAAGAGAAGATAGCCCAGACCTCGGATTACCTCCCTAGCCAGAATCCGACAGACCCCGGATTAGGCTTCTATTTTCCCGATTCACAGGATGCTACGGGACTGGAGATGGG encodes the following:
- the LOC125663158 gene encoding uncharacterized protein LOC125663158, coding for MATRRDPLYNFQTLPGFRYRLLVVAEERVGENWVVRSENDLSTFSPFDQSGVREIICRVRAEYEGRGRRRTARISTATRPRRRAPQPPSPPPPYSPATPTTPPPAIPSAPVEYSPVPMSDSPASPVEYSPRSPSPAPPPSPRQSPSLLVTGTSSPPRPAAPARPPPPTIRFAGRTPPPRPTHAPVATHPPTNHPMTVPGWADRAVPIWFKCPVCWQDRVHSGITCRGCGQRPACCSCVEELQERRHTRGRCPLCRFTGTRD